The Mercenaria mercenaria strain notata chromosome 8, MADL_Memer_1, whole genome shotgun sequence genome has a segment encoding these proteins:
- the LOC123530584 gene encoding uncharacterized protein LOC123530584: MDLSANVHLKERPKIKRNDSEISISKNRTVWNKLPPGTQMGERQVAAIGKVLPPDGNLLVWGLGNDSPFWYDSTQGKVIFIEPAGFWFKKIMKKYPYLEAYPVYYTTETEKSFDKYINNRDIWSDLDIRSQLPRVVKQIPWHVIIVDAPPGYNGGPGRYQSIYTSSLLARNGTHIFVDDYNRKVEKQFSLKMLGTPVEVVERPPKGILFANEQAHFIHISG, from the coding sequence ATGGACCTCAGTGCCAACGTGCACCTGAAAGAAAGACCAAAGATTAAACGCAATGACAGTGAAATatctatttctaaaaatagaaccgTCTGGAATAAGCTGCCTCCAGGTACACAAATGGGAGAACGGCAAGTTGCCGCTATAGGAAAGGTTTTACCTCCAGACGGCAATTTGCTTGTCTGGGGATTAGGAAATGATAGTCCATTTTGGTACGACAGTACTCAAGGTAAAGTCATCTTTATTGAACCTGCAGGCTTTTGGtttaagaaaattatgaaaaaataccCTTATCTGGAAGCGTACCCAGTATATTATACAACTGAAACTGAGAAatcttttgataaatatatcaacaACCGAGACATTTGGTCAGATCTCGATATTCGATCACAGTTACCTCGGGTTGTTAAACAAATTCCTTGGCATGTGATAATTGTAGACGCACCGCCAGGATACAATGGTGGGCCCGGCAGATACCAGTCTATCTACACGTCATCATTACTGGCACGGAATGGTACTCATATTTTTGTTGATGACTACAATAGAAAGGTTGAAAaacagttttcactgaaaatgcTTGGCACTCCAGTCGAAGTGGTTGAACGGCCACCCAAGGGCATACTTTTTGCAAATGAACAAGCTCATTTTATACATATCAGTGGCTAA